One part of the Rutidosis leptorrhynchoides isolate AG116_Rl617_1_P2 chromosome 1, CSIRO_AGI_Rlap_v1, whole genome shotgun sequence genome encodes these proteins:
- the LOC139881129 gene encoding uncharacterized protein, translating to MANWSLNCNWVSFAKLTLLLLLIAAITFACFTLPVEKILKDFLLWVEEDLGPWGPLVLAVAYIPLTVLAVPASVLTLGGGYLFGLPMGFLADSSGAVLGATAAFLIGRTIGKSYVISKLGDYPQFQAISIAIQKSGFKIALLLRLVPLLPFNMLNYLLSVTPISVSEYMMASWLGMMPITFALVYVGTTLKDLADVTHGWSEFSKTRWALVILSFLVSVVLMVVVTKVAKSALDKALAEGSDIDASGNERSSHVEEARVDLHQSLLVKD from the exons ATGGCAAATTGGTCGTTAAATTGTAATTGGGTTTCGTTTGCTAAATTAACCCTTCTTCTGCTCCTTATCGCCGCCATCACCTTCGCTTGCTTTACTCTTCCCGTTGAAAag ATATTGAAGGACTTTTTGTTATGGGTGGAGGAAGACCTTGGTCCTTGGGGTCCTCTTGTATT GGCTGTTGCTTATATTCCGCTGACAGTTCTCGCAGTTCCCGCTTCAGTACTTACC TTGGGTGGTGGTTATCTGTTTGGTTTGCCTATGGGTTTTCTCGCTGACTCTAGTGGTGCTGTACTTGGTGCAACTGCAGCATTCCTCATTGGCAGAACA ATCGGGAAATCGTATGTCATATCTAAGTTGGGGGATTATCCGCAGTTCCAAGCAATTTCAATTGCTATTCAGAAATCCGGATTCAAG ATTGCTTTGCTGCTTCGGCTTGTTCCATTACTTCCGTTTAACATGCTGAATTATCTTTTGTCTGTAACTCCAATCTCTGTATCAGAGTATATGATGGCTTCATGGTTAGGAATGATG CCAATTACGTTTGCACTTGTATATGTGGGAACAACCTTGAAGGACCTAGCTGATGTCACTCATGGATGGAGTGAGTTCTCAAAAACTCGTTGG GCACTTGTTATTCTGAGTTTTTTGGTGTCTG TGGTCCTAATGGTGGTTGTTACCAAAGTTGCAAAGTCGGCCCTCGATAAAGCTTTGGCTGAAGGTAGTGATATAGATGCCAGTGGCAACGAGAGATCATCTCATGTGGAAGAAGCCCGAGTAGATCTCCATCAATCGCTACTTGTAAAAGATTAA